The following are encoded in a window of Psilocybe cubensis strain MGC-MH-2018 chromosome 4, whole genome shotgun sequence genomic DNA:
- a CDS encoding Enoyl-CoA isomerase/hydratase fer4 has translation MSQPQVARFLAELRDALGKLESLPMPTIAAIDGPALGGGLEMSLACDLRVAGGLLPTRLHEYESNKVNFQGHNVTKIGLPETSLGIIPGAGGTQRATRILGPSRAKDLIFTARTLTATEALDWGLINYVSSSSQTAVERSLVLAEAIVKNAPLALRAAKQAISRSEDLPLETGLDFERASYETLLTTRDRTEALDAFREKRRPQFKGE, from the exons ATGTCCCAACCACAAGTTGCCCGATTTCTTGCTGAACTTCGGGATGCTCTTGGGAAGCTGGAATCGCTCCCTATGCCTACCATTGCTGCTATTGATGGACCTGCACTCGGTGGAGGATTAGAAATGAGTCTGGCATGCGATTTACGCGTAGCAGGTGGGCTTTTGCCAACACGTCTTCATGAGTATGAAAGTAACAAGGTTAACTTTCAAGGACATAATGTAACAAAGATCGGCTTGCCCGAAACTAGCCTTGGAATTATACCAGGAGCAGGTGGGACTCAAAGAGCGACCCGAATTCTAGGGCCTTCAAGGGCCAAAGATTTGATATTTACAGCACGAACCTTAACGGCCACGGAGGCTTTGGATTGGG GGCTTATTAATTATGTATCTTCTTCCAGTCAGACGGCAGTGGAACGTTCTCTTGTGCTGGCAGAAGCCATCGTCAAGAACG CTCCTCTGGCTCTTCGTGCAGCCAAACAGGCTATTTCACGGTCAGAAGACTTGCCATTGGAAACAG GGCTTGACTTTGAGCGTGCCTCCTATGAAACATTGCTTACCACACGAGATCGTACGGAAGCGCTAGATGCATTCCGAGAGAAGAGACGTCCTCAGTTCAAAggagaataa
- a CDS encoding DNA-directed RNA polymerase I subunit rpa1 — translation MNIAHSLPSTVTGVSFSFLTSDDIRRISVKQIVNPVLLDDLNRPNIGGLYDPALGPSDRSDICATCHLTYFTCPGHYGHIELPAPVFHPLFMGNMFNLLRGTCMFCHRFKMSRTALWKFLAKLRLLERGLLEAAHGVDDIRLRVKQKKMKTSKGDEGEDAIDDDKDSDVPDEAPHEFMARLNLYVAIHLARSPTSTRDCYKDGLIYQTRKDLINEFLKACISKKCQNEDCGCVAYTYRKEGHIKVIEYDLSARQKAQLSRKRPDVLLAEKSDTLASRHPREHVINEDAEMRSSDDEDDEDTDDELAGEDVMSEADKGQEASLPRAANGKVKTLRGRNERVVAPEECRAHLRRLFKNEAVMCALLFGRHGPFAPLSADQLSFASADMFFMDVLPVSPTRFRPPAKMGETLFEHPQNELLSRVLQTSYRMRDITISLREASQKGPDYDASARKAVMGALLERLVQLQIDVNSFMDSSKNPQIVRQGKLPPAGVKQGLEKKEGLFRKHMMGKRVNYAARSVISPDVNIEPNEIGIPPVFARKLTFPEPVTPSNFHEMRQLVITGPHGYPGAAIVEYEDGHQQSLDKLSVEQRTAIANQLLTPQEGERVTTGRHGLYTRTIAVNKKVYRHLRDGDILILNRQPTLHKPSMMTHKARVLKGEKTIRMHYANCNSYNADFDGDEMNIHFPQNHVARAEAMMIANTDNQYLVPTSGNPIRGLIQDHVVAGVWMTSQNSFFNREEYHQLLYGALRPEDEVDPGTRLLTLPPAIWKPKPLWTGKQIISTVMKNLTPRQFDGLNLNAKTKVPGKLWGQDSKEDRVVFLDGELLCGVLDKAAFGASDYGLVHSVYELYGSDIAGKLLGVLSRLFTKFLQHRAFTCRMDDLMLTPTGDERRNELLAKGKNLGPEGAIENFPSLSTTPMADIPATLRSLLEDVLRDDTKMAGLDMTVKTKLSKLTSSISDACLPDGLLRQFPYNHMQTMTLSGAKGSAVNVRQISCALGQQELEGRRVPVMVSGKTLPSFRPFETKAIAGGYVASRFLTGIKPQEFYFHCMAGREGLIDTAVKTSRSGYLQRCLIKHLEGIRVHYDNTVRGSDNSIYQFAYGGDALDVTKQKHLYQFDFIVQNNKSFARRLKPYVLSDVVDLKTAVSYMKKVLKKSNDARPNRKTTKRDQYDPALSLFNPVQYLGSTSEEFASAVDEYVKSNPSKLLEDPDSTPFYKCRKEPMLPRNFRTLMNAKYMRSLVEPGEAVGLLASQGVGEPSTQMTLNTFHFAGHGAANVTLGIPRLREIVMTASQKPKTPSMSMKVRPGTSSEDISLFCKRASRVTLSQVVDSVTVQEQLRTEGDARRTQFTVDLNFYPKHEYQEEYDIEPEEILAALGVKFPLTLKKEMLSEMKKLDADLKSQMAQLGQGKKVKSKEADTGNDDEEEVAPRKRKDNDEGSEVGDGDADDAKHSRQRKQQATYESDDEEDEEEIGAYDDAAIEAEYASGSESADQLPKKSKSSFKDLVSRASDLFQRHMQHCISFDFEESKCSFKLEFPPDMPKLLFVGIVERACRSTIIRQIPGITDCFQVKQDNQKGGEPEIKLTTNGSNLQGIWDFACSSEESILEDDEIYSNDIYAILKTYGVEMARAAILKEMKGIFAVYSIDVNKRHLELIADYMTFDGGYKPFNRKGISTNPSPLLKASYETTAAFLSDATLYGDFDDLTTPSGNIVLGRPNATGTGVFDIVIPTVPLTK, via the exons ATGAATATCGCGCATTCATTACCATCTACCGTTACTGGTGTATCATTCTCCTTCCTCACTTCGGATGACATTCGAAGGATCTCTGTCAAGCAAATAGTCAACCCCGTTCTCCTTGACGACTTGAACAGGCCAAATATTGGAGGTCTGTATGATCCTGCTCTTGGGCCGAGCGACCGTTCAGACAT CTGTGCGACATGTCATCTCACGTACTTTACATGCCCTGGACACTACGGGCACATAGAACTACCCGCTCCTGTATTCCACCCACTGtttatgggaaatatgtTCAATCTCTTACGAGGGACTTGTATGTTTTGCCATAGATTCAAAATGAGCCGTACTGCT CTTTGGAAATTTTTGGCTAAACTTCGATTGTTAGAACGCGGATTACTTGAGGCAGCTCATGGCGTTGACGATATTAGACTAAGAGtcaaacaaaagaaaatgaaaactTCCAAGGGCGATGAAGGAGAGGATGcgatcgacgacgacaaggaCTCCGACGTTCCAGATGAAGCGCCCCATGAATTTATGGCTAGACTTAACCTTTATGTCGCTATTCACCTTGCCCGATCGCCGACGAGTACTCGTGATTGTTATAAAGATGGTCTGATATACCAGACACGAAAAGATTTGATCAACGAGTTTTTGAAGGCGTGTATTTCAAAAAAATGCCAAAACGAGGATTGTGGATG TGTGGCTTATACATATCGCAAAGAAGGTCACATTAAAGTCATTGAATACGATCTCTCCGCCCGTCAAAAGGCTCAGCTGTCTCGGAAGCGGCCTGATGTTCTCCTAGCAGAAAAGTCAGACACCCTCGCTTCTCGACATCCCCGGGAACATGTCATCAACGAGGATGCTGAAATGAGATCAagcgatgacgaagatgacgaagacaCGGACGATGAGCTTGCGGGGGAAGATGTTATGAGTGAAGCAGATAAAGGGCAGGAGGCCAGTCTCCCTAGAGCTGCCAATGGAAAAGTCAAGACACTCAGAGGGCGCAATGAACGCGTAGTTGCCCCTGAGGAATGTCGCGCTCATTTGCGACGATTATTCAAAAACGAAGCTGTCATGTGCGCGTTGTTATTTGGAAGACATGGCCCCTTTGCCCCACTTTCTGCCGACCAACTCTCATTTGCATCTGCCGATATGTTTTTCATGGATGTTCTCCCGGTGTCGCCAACACGTTTCCGACCTCCTGCAAAAATGGGCGAAACTTTATTCGAGCATCCTCAAAATGAATTGCTTTCAAGAGTTCTGCAAACTTCCTATCGTATGCGAGATATCACTATCAGTCTTCGTGAAGCCTCACAGAAAGGTCCTGATTACGATGCGTCTGCAAGAAAAGCTGTTATGGGTGCCTTGCTAGAAAGATTGGTTCAGCTCCAAATTGATGTAAATAGCTTTATGGATAGTAGTAAAAATCCTCAAATCGTTCGGCAAGGCAAGCTGCCTCCTGCGGGTGTCAAGCAAGGTTTGGAAAAAAAGGAGGGGTTGTTTAGGAAGCACATGATG GGTAAACGGGTCAACTATGCTGCACGATCAGTCATCTCTCCCGACGTCAATATTGAACCCAATGAAATCGGTATTCCCCCAGTTTTCGCAAGGAAACTCACATTCCCCGAACCTGTTACTCCATCTAATTTCCATGAAATGAGGCAACTTGTAATAACGGGTCCTCATGGTTATCCTGGAGCTGCGATTGTGGAATATGAGGATGGACATCAGCAGTCTCTG GACAAACTATCCGTTGAACAACGCACAGCCATCGCAAATCAATTGCTTACGCCCCAAGAAGGGGAGAGGGTCACTACTGGACGTCATGGGTTATATACTAGGACTATTGCCGTTAACAAAAAGGTGTATCGACACCTTCGTGATGGAGATATTCTCATTTTGAATCGTCAACCCACATTGCACAAGCCAAGTATGATGACCCATAAGGCCCGTGTGTTAAAAGGAGAGAAGACCATTCGCATGCACTATGCTAACTG CAATTCTTACAATG CCGACTTCGATGGTGATG AAATGAATATCCATTTCCCTC AAAACCATGTTGCGCGTGCGGAAGCGATGATGATCGCAAACACAGATAATCAATATCTTGTACCAACCTCTGGAAATCCAATTCGTGGCCTCATTCAAGATCACgttgttgctggtgtttgGATGACTAGTCAAAATAGCTTTTTCAACCGAGAAGAATATCACCAATTGCTTTATGGCGCGCTTCGACCTGAAGATGAAGTTGACCCAGGAACTCGACTACTAACTCTCCCTCCCGCCATATGGAAACCTAAACCTCTCTGGACAGGGAAACAGATC ATTTCTACAGTGATGAAGAATTTGACACCCAGGCAATTTGACGGGCTTAATTTGAATGCGAAGACCAAAGTTCCGGGGAAATTATGGGGCCAAGATTCCAAAGAGGACAGGGTCGTGTTCTTGGACGGCGAATTACTATGTGGTGTCCTCGATAAAGCGGCGTTCGGCGCTTCCGATTATGGTCTTGTTCATTCGGTTTACGAGCTATATGGATCTGATATCGCAGGGAAACTTCTCGGAGTGCTCAGCCGACTCTTCACGAAGTTCCTTCAACATCGCGCATTTACATGCAGGATGGATGATCTTATGCTGACTCCAACTGGAGACGAACGACGTAACGAACTACTGGCAAAGGGGAAGAATTTGGGCCCAGAGGGTGCTATTGAGAATTTCCCCTCACTTAGCACAACACCCATGGCAGACATACCTGCAACGCTCCGGTCGCTGCTAGAAGACGTTCTCAGAGACGACACAAAGATGGCTGGTTTAGATATGACCGTCAAGACCAAGCTTTCTAAACTTACCTCTTCAATCTCTGATGCTTGCTTACCTGATGGCCTCCTCCGCCAATTCCCTTATAACCACATGCAAACCATGACTTTATCCGGTGCTAAAGGTTCTGCCGTCAATGTTCGTCAAATATCTTGTGCGCTGGGCCAACAGGAATTGGAAGGCCGTCGTGTTCCGGTGATGGTCAGCGGTAAAACACTTCCTTCATTCCGCCCCTTTGAAACAAAGGCTATCGCTGGTGGTTACGTCGCCAGTCGTTTCTTGACTGGCATCAAGCCCCAGGAATTCTATTTTCATTGTATGGCTGGGCGAGAAGGCCTCATTGATACTGCTGTCAAGACATCTAGGTCTGGATATCTGCAAAGATGTCTGATCAAACATCTGGAAGGCATCCGGGTTCATTACGATAATACTGTTCGAGGAAGCGACAACTCCATCTATCAATTTGCATACGGAGGTGATGCTCTCGACGTTACCAAGCAGAAACACCTATACCAATTCGACTTCATCGTGCAAAACAATAAATCCTTCGCTCGTCGCTTAAAACCTTATGTGTTGTCTGATGTTGTTGATCTCAAGACAGCAGTATCGTATATGAAAAAAGTTTTGAAGAAGTCCAACGACGCACGTCCTAATCGGAAGACAACTAAGAGAGATCAATATGATCCCGCCCTATCTTTGTTTAATCCAGTCCAATACTTGGGGAGTACATCAGAGGAGTTCGCGAGTGCAGTTGATGAATACGTCAAATCCAATCCAAGCAAGTTATTGGAAGACCCTGATTCAACACCCTTTTACAAATGTCGGAAAGAACCAATGCTTCCACGGAACTTTAGAACTTTGATGAATGCAAAGTATATGAGAAGTCTAGTGGAACCTGGTGAAGCCGTTGGTCTTCTTGCTTCCCAAGG TGTTGGCGAGCCTTCAACTCAGATGACCCTCAACACCTTCCATTTTGCTG GCCACGGTGCTGCCAATGTTACATTGGGTATTCCTCGTCTTCGAGAAATTGTCATGACTGCCTCTCAGAAACCAAAAACACCTTCAATGTCCATGAAAGTCCGTCCTGGCACCTCGTCAGAAGACATCAGCCTGTTCTGCAAAAGAGCAAGTCGGGTCACCCTATCTCAGGTGGTTGACAGTGTGACTGTTCAAGAACAGTTGCGAACTGAAGGGGACGCTCGCCGCACTCAGTTTACCGTTGATCTGAATTTCTACCCTAAGCACGAATATCAAGAAGAGTACGACATCGAACCGGAGGAAATCCTTGCTGCGCTTGGTGTCAAATTCCCTCTCACTCTGAAAAAAGAGATGCTTTCCGAAATGAAGAAGCTAGATGCAGATCTCAAAAGCCAAATGGCTCAACTGGGCCAAGGCAAAAAGGTCAAATCTAAAGAGGCCGACACAGGgaatgacgatgaggaagaagttgctccaaggaaaaggaaagacaaTGACGAAGGCAGTGAAGTGGGTGATGGCGATGCAGATGACGCCAAACACAGTAGGCAGAGGAAGCAACAAGCGACATATGAGagtgacgacgaagaggatgaagaagaaatcggTGCTTACGATGATGCTGCTATTGAGGCGGAATATGCAAGCGGATCCGAGAGTGCTGATCAATTACCAAAGAAATCGAAGTCATCTTTTAAAGACCTTGTTAGTCGTGCCTCCGACCTCTTCCAACGCCATATGCAACACTGTATatcttttgattttgaggAATCGAAGTGTTCCTTCAAACTCGAA TTTCCTCCGGACATGCCCAAATTGCTTTTCGTCGGTATTGTAGAACGTGCTTGCCGGTCCACAATTATCCGCCAAATTCCAGGAATTACCGACTGTTTCCAAGTCAAACAGGATAATCAAAAGGGCGGGGAACCAGAAATTAAG CTTACGACCAACGGTTCAAATCTCCAAGGGATATGGGATTTCGCCTGCAGCTCCGAAGAAAGCATATTAGAAGACGATGAGATATACTCGAACGACATTTATGCCATTCTCAAAACATACGGCGTCGAGATGGCTCGCGCCGCTATTttaaaagaaatgaaaggaattTTTGCGGTTTACAGCATCGACGTCAATAAACGCCATCTTGAACTCATCGCTGATTACATG ACTTTCGATGGCGGGTATAAACCATTTAATCGCAAGGGAATCTCCACCAACCCATCTCCATTATTAAAAGCATCGTATGAGACCACGGCAGCATTCCTGTCCGACGCCACTCTGTATGGCGATTTCGACGACTTGACAACGCCCTCTGGTAATATCGTTCTTGGGAGGCCAAACGCGACTGGAACAGGGGTGTTCGATATAGTAATACCAACCGTCCCTTTGACGAAGTAG
- a CDS encoding RNA polymerase I-specific transcription initiation factor rrn11, protein MSSDDHIFLFAGLDSKKPSTARKVHLRRLYDLLQLSIQRCNFERAQKCWAILARCSEINWKALWPIGLHILGGKDCEKNSQISVEYLRAVMLQHPDDRESILKELILHLLLQGNCRGALDELELYLPSFPYQDNPTLHIYAGLSSLYLAQSDIDKFGAYDQLLLRDSQTHFEHATALDPSNSVALAFLKKITDLRKGNQTVQEDSDDEPMDFTELLPDKKRMRA, encoded by the exons ATGTCTTCCGATGACCATATATTCCTTTTCGCCGGTTTGGATTCCAAAAAGCCTTCAACAGCTCGGAAAGTGCACCTTCGACGGCTTTATGATTTATTGCAATTGAGTATCCAAAGATGCAACTTTGAACGTGCGCAAAAGTGCTGGGCAATTCTTGCTCGATGTAGCGAGATCAATTGGAAAGCGTTATGGCCCATCGGATTGCACATTCTCGGAGGGAAAGATTGCGAAAAAAATAGTCAAATATCTGTCGAATATTTGCGTGCTGTGATGCTCCAACACCCTGACGAT CGTGAATCGATACTCAAAGAACTCATCCTCCACCTTCTACTTCAAGGAAATTGTAGAGGTGCTTTAGACGAGCTAGAGCT ATATTTACCTTCCTTTCCTTACCAAGATAACCCAACCCTTCACATTTACGCTGGACTCTCTTCGCTATATCTTGCTCAGTCTGATATCG ACAAATTCGGTGCCTATGATCAACTTTTACTTCGGGATTCCCAAACCCACTTTGAACACGCCACGGCCCTAGATCCATCAAACAGCGTCGCCCTCGCCTTCCTAAAAAAG ATAACCGATTTACGAAAAGGTAATCAAACAGTCCAAGAAGATTCCGACGATGAACCGATGGACTTCACGGAACTTCTGCCCGACAAGAAGCGAATGCGAGCGTAG
- a CDS encoding OV-16 antigen, producing the protein MLFTLVSAALLLPWCFGQTSTPDLNNVTTAFSSAHIVPDVVQSFNPMDGVNISFTDPVSAQTVDVVPGILLTMQQTSMPPDLTLVTTTSDSNSSAMFVVVIVDPDAPTPQNPNVSEFLHFLGGDFTAGSTSGLLSNNSPALAEFFPPTPPVGSDPHRYVLLVFDQPDSFDVNGPTLVNATTPRTNFSISDFAQAINLGDAIAGNFFLVGPMNASASATPSAPPSTPSIPLASSPTSGDTLASPTPTSSATSPNTSPSSKAMKARSAISPFTAAIVGVAALVFQL; encoded by the exons ATGCTCTTCACCTTAGTATCTGCGGCTTTGTTGCTTCCCTGGTGCTTTGGTCAAACATCTACCCCCGACTTAAACAATGTAACAACAGCATTTTCTTCGGCCCACATCGTACCGGATGTTGTACAGTCCTTCAATCCTATGGATGGCGTAAACATTTCTTTTACAGACCCTGTCTCTGCACAAACAGTAGACGTCGTACCGGGGATCTTGTTGACAATGCAAC AAACCTCTATGCCTCCGGACCTCACATTGGTTACTACAACATCTGACTCCAATAGCAGTGCCATGTTTGTTGTGGTTATTGTGGACCCCGATGCGCCTACTCCCCAGAATCCCAACGTATCagaatttcttcatttccTGGGAGGAGATTTCACTGCCGGTTCTACATCCGGTCTTTTATCTAACAATTCACCAGCACTCGCGGAGTTCTTCCCCCCTACCCCTCCCGTTGGATCTGACCCACATAG ATATGTGCTCCTCGTTTTTGATCAGCCCGACAGTTTTGACGTGAATGGGCCAACGTTAGTCAATGCCACAACCCCCAGGACAAATTTCAGTATCTCCGACTTTGCTCAAGCAATCAATCTGGGAGATGCCATTGCTGGTAACTTTTTCCTTGTTGGTCCCATGAAcgcatcagcgtcagcgaCACCTTCAGCTCCACCATCTACTCCTTCGATACCCTTGGCAAGTTCGCCTACTTCCGGAGACACTTTGGCGTCGCCCACACCTACATCGAGTGCCACATCGCCAAACACATCTCCTTCTTCGAAGGCTATGAAAGCAAGATCCGCCATTTCACCATTTACCGCCGCCATCGTTGGGGTGGCTGCATTAGTATTTCAATTGTGA
- a CDS encoding Splicing factor 3B subunit 6-like protein produces MALARPTTKLPPGANRILFVKNLNYQITGEDLYDLFGRYGSIRQIRIGNEQKTKGTAFVVYDDVMDAKNALDHLNGFHLQERYIVVLYHMPAKQDAAAAKADLARREEELAQLKKKHDIGDA; encoded by the exons ATGGCCCTTGCACGACCAACA ACCAAACTCCCCCCTGGAGCCAACCGAATCCTCTTTGTCAAGAATTTGAACTACCAGATCACAGGAGAGGACCTGTACGATTTGTTCGGGCGCTATGGCAGCATCCGTCAAATCCGAATAGGAAATGAACAAAAAACTAAAGGCACGGCATTTGTCGTATACGATGATGTTATGGAT GCTAAAAACGCGCTCGACCATCTGAATGGTTTCCACTTACAAGAACGGTATATCGTTGTGTTGTATCATATGCCTGCGAAGCAAGATGCTGCAGCTGCAAAAGCTGATCTTGCCAGGAGAGAGGAAGAGCTTGCTCAATTGAAGAAAAAGCACGATATTGGGGATGCTTAA
- a CDS encoding Exocyst complex component SEC10: MSRQEAPQNDHLEYLELSAFKGKFDITDFIGHASEKLIAESKANNGPFDPKPFIRSFEAAVDKLISVRKDVQAKTEQMEKTVRVTEREYSKKMMELAKGFENVGNSFNGMESRMNEVSSTAVRIGDQLETVHIERQRAQAAYDLIDFYNQFSKGDTTRLDVLRKEGRAGRRQVAVILRRLNTVAKEVDLPNSDKTREAIEKYCEKFEKEMLNLFDRCYRKGDPKMMHHCAQTLLEFNGGASCVQVYVNQHDFFINNVRDEPAPTDNLLWSIIADPNTSPPKTEAGLTELFAEIRATVDTETQIVKAVFPNPPVVMQVFLQRVFAQSIQQHMEQLLHRGSEISDLAYLRILQLVHFQASALVEDLKAHELPHSSSKTPYEVTEFRRSLTGSAPVTTSSTSAAISTMLETAMEELFVPYTEGQRYMERECKSLALLYSNLLSNFVRFHKSQKAKSSMFDRMVNQISAATTNTTSNGGSTTSGQAAAALMRFGVINSDRNNDKANEEPIREEDGLLSVDVAETIPKNTSTLLRVLADAIGTSYVDSALESAQVRLEAADTKSEPSLQPLAIVRTVDLICHLWQQYVNIALLPLASSSVTIRREMVVFNNLTVNRMETGSNAVLQRVTDAIINWLSAQLTKQKRNDFKPRNDDLSFARVNTEPCVLCCETLERVRDAAKQNLSGKNLEMFLTEIGIGFHSLLLDHLRKFPVSATGGLMLAKDLKSYQDTVSSFGIPALHERFEFIRQLGNVFLVRPEILKSYITENYLGRIDSSLLKPYLSLRSDWGQFEKGFDSEANADEAIPGHGLKDRFGRLSVMMKELEGLKVDGISMGIPTSFSGTFSRPFSSNPT; the protein is encoded by the exons ATGTCCAGGCAAGAAGCACCTCAGAACGACCATCTGGAATACCTGGAGTTATCTGCATTCAAG GGAAAATTCGATATTACGGATTTTATTGGACATGCGTCGGAGAAATTGATTGCGGAATCCAAAGCCAACAACGGAC CATTCGACCCAAAGCCATTTATACGATCCTTTGAAGCAGCCGTTGACAAGTTGATATCTGTTAGGAAAGATGTGCAAGCAAAGACAGAACAAATGGAAAAGACAGTCCGTGTCACCGAAAGAGAGTactcgaagaagatgatggaaTTAGCCAAGGGATTCGAG AATGTCGGAAATTCATTTAACGGGATGGAAAGCCGAATGAATGAAGTCAGCAGCACAGCAGTTCGGATAG GCGATCAACTGGAAACTGTACATATCGAGCGACAAAGAGCTCAAGCTGCGTATGATCTGATTGATTTTTATAACCAATTTAGCAAAGGAGATACAACCAGGCTTGATGTTTTGCGTAAGGAAGGCAGGGCAGGCAGACGGCAGGTTGCTGTTATTCTGCGCCGTCTGAACACCGTGGCGAAAGAGGTGGATTTGCCTAATTCCGATAAA ACGCGTGAGGCGATCGAGAAATATTGCGAAAAATTTGAGAAGGAAATGTTGAATCTTTTCGATAGATGCTATCGTAAAGGCGACCCCAAAATGATGCAT CATTGTGCCCAGACGTTGCTTGAATTCAATGGGGGGGCATCATGTGTCCAAGTATACGTTAATCAACATGACTTTTTCATCAACAACGTACGGGACGAACCTGCTCCCACTGACAACCTCCT ATGGAGTATTATTGCGGATCCTAATACATCACCCCCTAAAACTGAAGCTGGACTAACAGAATTATTTGCTGAAATAAGGGCCACAGTCGACACTGAAACTCAGATAGTCAAAGCTGTGTTTCCTAACCCTCCTGTTGTGATGCAAGTGTTCTTGCAGCGGGTTTTTGCGCAATCC ATACAACAGCACATGGAGCAGTTACTTCATAGGGGCTCAGAAATTTCAGACTTGGCATATCTAAGAATTCTACAGCTTGTCCATTTCCAGGCTTCGGCTTTGGTGGAGGATTTGAAGGCTCACGAGCTACCTCACAGCTCTTCCAAAACTCCTTATGAGGTTACAGAATTTCGCCGATCATTGACGGGCTCCGCCCCGGTGACTACATCCTCAACATCTGCAGCCATTAGCACAATGCTAGAAACAGCAATGGAAGAGCTCTTTGTTCCATACACCGAAGGTCAGCGATACATGGAGAGGGAGTGCAAAAGCCTGGCTTTATTGTACAGCAATCTACTCAGTAATTTTGTTCGCTTCCAC AAAAGCCAAAAAGCCAAGTCATCGATGTTTGATCGCATGGTGAATCAGATCAGTGCTGCAACAACGAATACGACCTCAAACGGTGGGTCGACGACATCTGGACAAGCTGCCGCTGCTCTTATGCGCTTTGGAGTAATAAATTCTGATCGCAACAACGACAAGGCGAACGAAGAACCTATCCGGGAGGAGGACGGGCTTCTTAGTGTCGACGTTGCAGAAACGAT CCCCAAAAACACTTCTACCCTGCTTCGTGTCTTGGCTGATGCGATAGGCACTTCCTACGTTGATTCGGCTCTTGAATC AGCACAGGTTCGACTTGAAGCAGCCGATACCAAGTCCGAACCATCTCTGCAACCTCTTGCCATTGTTCGGACAGTTGATTTGATCTGCCATCTTTGGCAACAATATGTCAACATTGCTCTCCTTCCACTCGCCAGCTCATCTGTTACCATACGACGGGAAATGGTTGTATTCAATAATTTGACCGTCAACCGAATGGAAACTGGGTCAAATGCTGTACTACAGCGTGTCACAGACG CCATCATCAATTGGTTATCAGCGCAATTAACCAAGCAAAAACGCAATGATTTCAAGCCGAGGAACGATGATTTATCTTTTGCCCGCGTGAACACAGAACCGTGCGTACTGTGTTGTGAGACTTTAGAAAGGGTTCGAGATGCAGCAAAACAAAACCTAAGCGGCAAAAATCTTGAAATGTTTCTAACTGAAATTGGTATAGGATTTCATAG TCTGCTGTTAGACCACCTTAGAAAATTCCCAGTGAGCGCTACAGGAGGCCTTATGCTTGCAAA AGACCTGAAATCGTATCAAGACACTGTCAGCAGCTTCGGTATTCCAGCACTTCATGAACGATTTGAGTTTATTCGCCAACTTGGGAATGTCTTTTTGGTCCGACCCGAAATACTCAAGTCATATATCACGGAGAATTATCTTGGTCGGATCGATTCTTCACTTCTCAAACCTTACCTTTCTCTGCGGAGTGACTGGGGTCAGTTTGAAAAGGGATTTGACTCAGAAGCGAATGCAGATGAAGCCATACCAGGGCATGGACTAAAAGACCGCTTTGGCCGCCTGAGTGTGATGATGAAAGAACTGGAAGGTCTGAAGGTCGATGGTATCTCTATGGGAATCCCAACTAGCTTCTCAGGTACTTTTTCACGACCGTTTAGCTCAAACCCGACATAA